The following are from one region of the Methylophilus sp. DW102 genome:
- the lolB gene encoding lipoprotein insertase outer membrane protein LolB yields the protein MPSTPALARLAQAFAIWLLLSLLAGCASQAIAPTQTSVPPAAQHRFATLQVVQSFDVEAKLAVQYAGKGYTARLEWQHSPALDTLRIFSPLGQQVALIERSAHSVTLTDQSGNTHQAADVSSLTAQLLGWRLPLTGLSQWILGAPHVNSPFQASYLAQGEPARLMQDQWQIDYDDYREVQLQGVQSSLPHITRLQQQDVRLKLVIQHW from the coding sequence ATGCCGTCCACACCTGCGCTAGCGAGGCTGGCCCAAGCTTTTGCCATCTGGTTATTACTGAGTCTGCTGGCCGGCTGTGCCAGCCAGGCCATCGCCCCTACTCAAACCAGCGTGCCGCCCGCGGCCCAGCACAGGTTTGCCACACTGCAAGTCGTGCAATCCTTTGACGTGGAGGCGAAGCTGGCCGTGCAATATGCGGGCAAAGGCTACACTGCCAGGCTGGAATGGCAACACAGCCCGGCACTGGATACCCTGCGTATTTTTAGCCCGCTCGGTCAGCAAGTGGCCCTCATCGAGCGCAGTGCGCACAGCGTCACCCTCACCGACCAAAGTGGCAACACGCATCAGGCGGCGGATGTTTCCAGCCTGACAGCGCAGTTGTTAGGCTGGCGCCTGCCTTTGACCGGGTTAAGCCAATGGATTTTGGGAGCTCCGCACGTCAATAGTCCGTTCCAGGCCAGCTATCTTGCGCAGGGTGAGCCTGCCCGCCTCATGCAGGACCAATGGCAAATCGATTACGACGATTACCGTGAGGTTCAATTGCAAGGCGTGCAGTCATCCCTACCGCACATCACACGCTTGCAGCAGCAAGATGTCCGGCTAAAGCTGGTCATTCAACACTGGTAA
- a CDS encoding carbonic anhydrase family protein, whose protein sequence is MRCNLFTPLSFRIWLLACLWLGLNLPGYSVAAQWLSIKKTDDSQLMIDKQSLLEEKPYVKAWIKVDYRQPQKNIESVDRVYTHAKALWYFDCDKRKAATIQVFQYEGEELVYSAGITAKQADFIEPLPDSEVEITQQYVCKWQNKEKQRAEAAAKRAANPVMPAVASSKDKPAAPDSVAEPAPAPDAAPAKPADKKADGKPAKDATATEANATKSKETTAKPKEDAAKTGKPEKAEAATDHQKPKDKSKTGAADDKSWAYSGEHGPDKWGNLNPEFAVCNAGSQQSPIHVDNTITAALKPIKRLQKFPIKNIALKDHSLVLDAGSGNMMVLDQKPYQLKYISVHMPGEHQIKQKSYAAEMQMVHEDKAGHRVIIAIMIEEGNAHAGIEKLLGSLPKDKEQSKPLTIRVTPADLMPVKPAYYRYSGSLTAPPCTEGVQWVIMKEALKVSKFQLASLQQAIGAPNQRPLQDSQGRMVLE, encoded by the coding sequence ATGCGCTGCAATCTGTTTACCCCTCTCTCGTTTCGAATTTGGCTGCTGGCCTGCCTGTGGCTGGGCCTGAATTTGCCTGGGTACAGCGTGGCCGCACAATGGCTGTCGATCAAAAAAACGGACGATAGCCAACTCATGATAGACAAGCAGTCCCTGCTCGAAGAAAAACCCTATGTCAAAGCCTGGATCAAGGTCGATTACCGCCAACCTCAAAAAAACATAGAGTCTGTAGACCGCGTTTACACCCATGCAAAAGCGCTCTGGTACTTTGATTGCGACAAGCGCAAGGCAGCGACCATCCAGGTGTTCCAGTACGAAGGTGAAGAGCTGGTCTACTCTGCAGGCATTACTGCCAAACAGGCAGATTTTATTGAGCCCTTGCCGGATTCCGAGGTAGAGATCACGCAGCAGTACGTCTGCAAATGGCAGAACAAAGAGAAGCAACGCGCTGAAGCGGCAGCCAAACGTGCCGCCAACCCGGTCATGCCTGCCGTTGCCAGCAGCAAAGACAAGCCCGCTGCACCAGACAGCGTGGCCGAGCCTGCCCCTGCACCAGATGCAGCACCTGCCAAACCGGCCGACAAAAAGGCTGACGGCAAGCCGGCTAAAGACGCAACGGCTACGGAAGCCAATGCGACCAAATCCAAGGAAACCACTGCCAAGCCCAAAGAAGACGCTGCGAAAACGGGCAAGCCTGAAAAAGCAGAGGCGGCAACTGATCATCAGAAACCTAAAGACAAGAGCAAAACCGGCGCCGCGGATGATAAGTCCTGGGCCTACAGTGGTGAGCACGGTCCAGACAAATGGGGCAACCTGAATCCTGAATTTGCCGTCTGCAATGCAGGTAGCCAGCAATCGCCTATCCACGTGGATAATACGATCACAGCCGCCCTCAAACCGATCAAGCGACTGCAAAAATTCCCGATCAAGAATATTGCACTCAAGGACCACAGCCTGGTATTGGATGCGGGCAGCGGCAACATGATGGTGCTAGACCAGAAACCCTACCAGCTCAAATATATTAGTGTGCACATGCCTGGCGAACACCAGATCAAACAAAAGTCTTATGCCGCCGAGATGCAAATGGTGCATGAAGACAAAGCCGGACACCGTGTGATTATTGCCATCATGATAGAAGAAGGCAACGCCCATGCTGGTATAGAGAAGCTGTTAGGCAGCCTGCCCAAAGACAAAGAGCAAAGCAAACCGCTGACCATCCGTGTGACACCGGCCGACCTGATGCCCGTCAAGCCTGCCTACTACCGCTACAGTGGCTCGCTGACAGCCCCGCCCTGTACTGAAGGGGTGCAATGGGTGATCATGAAAGAAGCGCTCAAGGTTTCCAAGTTCCAGTTGGCCAGCCTGCAACAAGCCATCGGTGCGCCCAACCAGCGCCCGCTACAGGACAGCCAAGGCCGCATGGTCCTTGAATAA
- the ispE gene encoding 4-(cytidine 5'-diphospho)-2-C-methyl-D-erythritol kinase, whose product MHTLSYPAPCKINLFLHITGRLSNGYHSLQSLFLLLDHGDTLHIRPRQDGQILHMNPLAGVPDEQDLSIRAARHLQQVSGCTLGADIGCDKRTPMGGGLGGGSSDAATVLMALNQQWQLGYTRQQLMQIGVSLGADVPVFIFGQPAWAEGIGEQLSAVSLPPPLLDQYYVVLTPQVAVPTAQIFAHQALTRDSKPLRIADFSNGANSSAFWQQARNDMEAVVCMLYPQVGETLAWLKQYGDARMSGSGASVFVAVDSAEKAEQLIANRPENTSGFWAKGLEYHPLFASVTDGDQATQQVC is encoded by the coding sequence ATGCATACCTTGAGCTACCCTGCCCCCTGCAAAATCAACCTGTTTTTGCACATTACTGGTCGCCTCAGCAATGGCTACCATAGCCTGCAAAGCCTGTTTTTACTGCTAGACCACGGCGACACCTTGCACATCCGCCCACGTCAGGACGGGCAAATTCTCCACATGAATCCGCTGGCTGGCGTCCCGGATGAACAAGACCTTAGCATCCGTGCTGCCCGCCATTTACAGCAAGTCAGCGGCTGCACTCTGGGTGCCGACATTGGCTGTGATAAACGTACGCCCATGGGCGGTGGATTAGGCGGCGGCAGCTCGGATGCAGCCACCGTCCTCATGGCACTCAACCAGCAATGGCAGTTGGGCTACACCCGGCAGCAGTTGATGCAGATTGGCGTTAGCCTGGGTGCAGATGTGCCCGTGTTTATCTTTGGCCAGCCCGCCTGGGCCGAGGGTATCGGCGAACAATTATCTGCGGTTTCACTGCCGCCTCCGCTGCTCGACCAATATTACGTGGTACTCACGCCGCAGGTGGCCGTGCCCACCGCACAAATTTTTGCACATCAAGCATTGACAAGAGACTCGAAACCATTGAGAATAGCGGACTTTTCAAACGGCGCTAATTCCAGCGCGTTCTGGCAGCAAGCCAGAAACGATATGGAAGCGGTTGTTTGTATGCTTTATCCTCAAGTTGGCGAAACGCTGGCCTGGTTAAAACAATACGGCGATGCCCGTATGAGTGGTTCCGGCGCTTCAGTGTTTGTGGCCGTGGATAGTGCAGAAAAAGCGGAGCAGTTAATTGCAAATAGACCAGAAAACACTTCTGGTTTTTGGGCAAAAGGGTTAGAATACCATCCGCTTTTTGCTTCGGTCACTGACGGTGACCAAGCCACACAACAAGTGTGTTAA
- a CDS encoding ribose-phosphate pyrophosphokinase: MMVFTGNANPVLAQEVAQHLGIELGRADVGRFSDGEIMLELLENVRGRDVFVLQSTSYPTNDSLMEVMVMVDALRRSSAGRITAAIPYLGYSRQDRRPRSARVAITAKVVANMLTSVGVNRLLTMDLHSDQIQGFFDIPVDNIYATPILLDDLVTLNHENLVVVSPDVGGVVRARAAAKQLNADLAIIDKRRPKANVAKVMNIIGEVEGRTCVIMDDMVDTANTLCEAAAALKDRGATKVVAYATHPVLSGGAGQRISASALDELVVTNTIALNAEAQACSKIRQLSAAPLLAETIKRISQEESVSSLFMD, translated from the coding sequence ATGATGGTATTTACCGGCAACGCCAATCCGGTACTGGCACAAGAAGTGGCTCAGCATTTGGGCATTGAATTGGGGCGTGCCGATGTCGGCCGTTTTTCTGACGGTGAAATCATGCTGGAACTGCTGGAAAACGTGCGTGGCCGCGATGTGTTTGTGCTGCAATCCACGAGCTACCCGACCAATGACAGCCTGATGGAAGTCATGGTCATGGTGGATGCACTGCGCCGCTCATCCGCCGGCCGCATTACCGCTGCCATTCCTTATTTGGGTTATTCACGCCAGGACAGACGCCCACGCTCTGCCCGTGTTGCCATTACGGCCAAAGTAGTGGCCAACATGCTGACCAGTGTCGGTGTGAACCGTTTACTGACGATGGATTTGCACTCTGATCAGATTCAGGGCTTCTTTGATATCCCGGTCGACAATATTTATGCCACGCCGATTTTGCTTGATGATCTGGTCACGCTGAATCACGAAAACCTGGTCGTGGTCTCGCCAGACGTGGGCGGTGTGGTGCGCGCGCGTGCTGCGGCCAAACAGCTGAATGCGGATTTGGCAATTATCGACAAACGCCGCCCCAAGGCCAATGTGGCCAAGGTGATGAACATTATCGGCGAGGTTGAAGGCCGCACCTGCGTCATCATGGACGACATGGTAGACACCGCTAACACCTTGTGTGAAGCTGCCGCTGCATTGAAAGATCGCGGGGCGACCAAGGTGGTGGCTTATGCCACCCACCCGGTCTTGTCCGGGGGCGCGGGTCAGCGCATTTCTGCTTCAGCACTGGATGAGCTGGTCGTTACCAACACCATCGCGCTGAATGCAGAGGCGCAAGCCTGCAGCAAAATCCGCCAACTGAGTGCGGCACCATTGCTGGCAGAAACCATCAAACGGATTAGCCAGGAAGAATCTGTGTCTTCCCTGTTTATGGATTAA
- a CDS encoding 50S ribosomal protein L25/general stress protein Ctc, which yields MSIEIKAVKRDVKGTGASRRLRRAGNVPGVVYGGDQAAVSIELDHKELFMQFRHEAFHASILSLVLDGKAESVLLRDYQLHPVRNTIQHIDFQRVSATEKIHVKVPFHFVNEEVAPGVKTGGGTISHIQTEADVSCLAKDLPEFIEVDLGNLEAGHAIHLSEIKLPKGIEFVQLAHGDDAAVVSIAKPRGGSDEAAEETPAA from the coding sequence ATGAGTATCGAAATTAAAGCCGTCAAACGTGACGTTAAAGGTACGGGTGCGAGCCGCCGCCTGCGTCGCGCTGGCAACGTGCCTGGTGTTGTTTATGGTGGCGATCAAGCTGCTGTGTCTATCGAGTTGGACCACAAAGAATTGTTCATGCAATTCCGTCACGAAGCGTTCCACGCTTCCATCCTGAGCCTGGTGCTGGATGGCAAAGCTGAAAGCGTTTTGTTGCGTGACTACCAACTGCACCCAGTACGCAATACCATTCAGCACATCGATTTCCAGCGCGTATCCGCGACTGAGAAAATCCACGTGAAAGTGCCTTTCCACTTTGTGAACGAAGAAGTGGCCCCTGGCGTTAAAACAGGCGGCGGCACCATTTCACACATCCAGACTGAAGCTGACGTTAGCTGCCTGGCTAAAGATTTGCCAGAGTTTATCGAAGTGGACCTGGGCAACCTGGAAGCGGGTCACGCCATCCACCTGTCAGAAATCAAACTGCCAAAAGGCATCGAGTTTGTACAACTGGCTCACGGTGATGACGCGGCTGTGGTTTCCATTGCCAAACCACGCGGTGGTAGCGACGAAGCAGCAGAAGAAACCCCTGCTGCTTAA
- the pth gene encoding aminoacyl-tRNA hydrolase, which produces MSGIKLIAGLGNPGDKYTMTRHNAGFWFVDLLAQQSGSRLTAEAKLFGIAGKWQPHGDKWLLKPTTFMNASGKAVAAIAHYYKISPAEILIVHDELDLPPGQAKLKFGGGHGGHNGLRDIHAALGTPDYWRLRLGIGHPGNKAEVVNFVLKAASKDEQQAIDDSLIKASGISELLAQGQFEKAMLQLHSK; this is translated from the coding sequence ATGAGTGGAATAAAACTGATTGCAGGCCTTGGTAACCCTGGCGATAAATACACCATGACCCGCCACAATGCGGGCTTCTGGTTTGTAGACCTGCTGGCACAACAATCCGGTAGCCGCCTGACGGCCGAGGCCAAACTGTTTGGTATCGCCGGCAAATGGCAACCGCATGGCGACAAATGGTTACTGAAACCAACCACGTTTATGAACGCCAGCGGCAAAGCTGTCGCCGCCATCGCCCATTACTACAAGATTTCCCCGGCCGAAATTCTGATCGTGCATGACGAACTGGATTTGCCGCCTGGCCAGGCCAAGCTCAAGTTCGGCGGCGGTCATGGCGGTCACAATGGCTTGCGCGATATTCATGCTGCGCTAGGCACGCCGGATTACTGGCGTTTACGTCTGGGGATCGGCCACCCTGGCAACAAGGCAGAAGTCGTCAATTTTGTATTAAAAGCCGCCAGCAAGGATGAGCAGCAAGCCATCGATGACAGCCTGATTAAAGCCAGTGGCATCAGCGAATTATTGGCGCAAGGCCAGTTTGAAAAAGCCATGCTGCAGTTGCACAGCAAATAA
- a CDS encoding EAL domain-containing protein: MFRIRIASWQQLLTSRWLALVILACGLQLTVLLWMNAREHAEALQAVKFRQAVLSASEAVQHRMDAYREVLTGVEHLYLSSQFVSSKEFREYVNDYTQSDQYGSLNAIGFIKYIHLNYPETFKDLETPVKSLLARLEFVQGDDELAPVLYIEPRNDQNQEILLKNTFLDARLRADLLQASETQQIVMSGQSTGSPQMGHPYFLHAPVYHGRPDEISETDRRRMLNGWVFLRFDVHAFLAEALQVVELRQVHFDVFDLNGKEGQTPLYHSPSEEEAHPHEHAARFSAAQTMNMHGHLWSMRARSTPAFEAVTDLREANQVAVMGVLTSVLLAGLAYLSMVRSRARETVEKYSQALTSSEQRWKFAMESTGDGVWDWNVTESRVVFSDHWKRMFGFAPHELAHNPATWQQRIHPEDIESVQALQQQVLDGEREQYAIEYRMLCKDGSWKWVFDRGMVLMRDEAGKPTRILGTLADISKIKQSEEVVWQFANVDTLTGLPNRRMFFERLEQALLTIKSSSQKLAIIFLDLDRFKEVNDTQGHDQGDRLLMQAGKRLSACVGNKDLVARLGGDEFVLMLGDATAGYVEALAQRVLQTLSQPFQLDDTLAYVSSSLGIAIFPDDASNKEDLMKRVDQAMYASKQKGGNCFTYFTPRMQQHAENRMRLSHDLRQAITNQEFFLEYQPVVNLQTNQVVKAEALLRWQHPVKGLIPPMEFIGIAEDNLLIAPIGEWVFKTAIAQCKSWRLSLHPQFQMAINKSPVQFAPDHRKQEDWLSEMGQHPEFNGMVVIEITERLLLDANTHVSERLAQYRQAGVQVALDDFGTGYSALSYLKKFSIDYVKIDRSFVRELGVSSQDGALCQAIIVMAHSLGMQVIAEGIENLRQLRILQEMGCDFGQGYYFSPPLRTEDFVAWYQAWQRQTVISTRHP, from the coding sequence ATGTTTCGTATTCGAATTGCATCATGGCAGCAACTGCTGACCTCGCGCTGGCTGGCACTGGTGATTTTGGCTTGCGGCTTGCAGCTGACTGTTTTGCTGTGGATGAATGCTCGTGAGCATGCGGAAGCCTTGCAGGCGGTCAAGTTCCGGCAGGCGGTGTTGTCAGCGTCCGAGGCTGTCCAGCACCGTATGGACGCTTACCGCGAGGTGTTGACCGGGGTTGAGCATCTTTATCTTTCTTCGCAGTTTGTTTCTTCCAAAGAATTCCGCGAGTATGTCAATGATTACACGCAAAGTGACCAGTACGGCAGCTTGAATGCAATAGGCTTTATCAAGTACATCCACCTCAATTATCCAGAGACGTTTAAAGACCTGGAAACGCCTGTGAAAAGCCTGCTCGCCAGGCTTGAGTTTGTGCAGGGCGATGATGAGCTGGCGCCGGTGCTGTATATTGAGCCGCGGAATGACCAGAATCAGGAAATTTTGCTTAAGAATACCTTTCTGGATGCGCGGCTGCGTGCTGATTTGCTGCAAGCCAGCGAAACTCAGCAAATCGTGATGTCGGGCCAGTCTACGGGTAGTCCGCAGATGGGGCATCCGTATTTCTTGCATGCGCCGGTGTACCACGGGCGGCCGGATGAGATTTCTGAGACGGATCGCCGTCGCATGTTGAACGGCTGGGTGTTTTTGCGCTTTGATGTCCATGCCTTTTTGGCTGAGGCCTTGCAGGTGGTCGAGCTGCGGCAAGTGCATTTTGATGTGTTTGATTTGAATGGCAAAGAGGGGCAGACACCGCTTTACCATAGCCCGAGCGAGGAGGAGGCACATCCCCATGAGCATGCCGCCCGCTTTAGCGCCGCACAAACCATGAATATGCATGGCCATTTGTGGAGTATGCGCGCGCGGTCTACCCCGGCCTTTGAGGCGGTCACTGATTTGCGCGAGGCCAATCAGGTCGCCGTGATGGGCGTGCTGACCAGCGTGTTGCTGGCGGGGCTCGCCTATTTATCCATGGTGCGCAGCCGTGCACGTGAAACCGTTGAAAAATATAGCCAGGCCTTGACCAGTAGTGAGCAGCGCTGGAAGTTTGCCATGGAAAGCACCGGCGATGGTGTCTGGGACTGGAATGTGACCGAGTCGCGCGTGGTGTTTTCTGATCACTGGAAAAGAATGTTTGGTTTTGCGCCGCATGAACTGGCGCATAACCCGGCCACCTGGCAACAGCGGATTCATCCGGAAGATATCGAGTCAGTACAAGCCCTGCAACAGCAGGTGCTGGATGGCGAACGTGAGCAGTATGCGATTGAATACCGCATGCTCTGCAAGGATGGCAGTTGGAAGTGGGTGTTTGACCGGGGCATGGTACTGATGCGTGACGAGGCGGGCAAGCCGACACGGATTCTGGGCACGCTGGCCGATATCTCCAAGATCAAGCAATCAGAAGAGGTGGTCTGGCAGTTCGCCAATGTGGATACGCTGACTGGCTTGCCTAATCGGCGCATGTTTTTCGAGCGCCTGGAGCAGGCGCTGTTAACGATTAAAAGCAGCAGCCAGAAGTTGGCCATTATCTTTCTCGATTTGGACCGGTTCAAAGAGGTCAATGATACACAGGGGCATGATCAGGGCGACCGTTTGCTGATGCAGGCGGGTAAACGCTTGTCGGCCTGTGTCGGCAACAAGGATCTGGTTGCTCGCCTGGGCGGCGATGAGTTTGTGCTCATGCTCGGCGATGCCACTGCGGGCTATGTTGAGGCCCTGGCGCAGCGTGTATTGCAGACCTTGTCGCAACCGTTTCAGCTGGATGATACGCTGGCTTATGTGTCTTCCAGTCTGGGGATTGCCATTTTTCCGGATGATGCCAGCAATAAAGAAGATCTGATGAAGCGGGTGGATCAGGCCATGTATGCGTCCAAGCAAAAAGGCGGCAACTGCTTTACCTACTTTACGCCACGCATGCAGCAGCACGCTGAAAACCGCATGCGCTTGTCGCACGACTTGCGCCAGGCGATCACCAACCAGGAGTTTTTTCTTGAGTACCAGCCTGTGGTGAATTTGCAAACCAACCAGGTGGTCAAGGCCGAGGCGTTGTTGCGCTGGCAGCATCCGGTCAAGGGACTGATTCCGCCCATGGAGTTTATTGGCATTGCCGAAGATAACCTGCTGATTGCGCCGATTGGGGAGTGGGTATTTAAAACCGCCATTGCGCAATGCAAATCCTGGCGACTGTCCTTGCATCCGCAGTTTCAGATGGCGATTAACAAGTCGCCTGTGCAATTTGCGCCGGATCATCGCAAGCAGGAGGACTGGTTGTCAGAGATGGGGCAGCACCCTGAATTCAATGGCATGGTGGTGATTGAGATTACCGAGCGCTTGCTGTTGGATGCCAACACGCACGTCAGTGAGCGGTTGGCGCAATACCGGCAAGCGGGGGTGCAAGTGGCTCTCGATGATTTTGGTACCGGCTATTCTGCGTTGTCCTACCTGAAAAAATTCTCCATTGATTACGTCAAGATTGACCGTTCATTTGTGCGTGAATTGGGGGTTTCCAGTCAAGATGGTGCCTTGTGCCAGGCCATTATCGTCATGGCCCACAGCCTGGGCATGCAGGTGATTGCCGAGGGCATCGAAAACCTGCGCCAGTTACGCATCTTGCAGGAGATGGGTTGTGATTTTGGCCAGGGCTATTATTTCTCACCGCCATTGCGCACTGAGGATTTTGTGGCCTGGTATCAGGCATGGCAACGCCAAACCGTCATTTCTACACGCCATCCATAG
- the ychF gene encoding redox-regulated ATPase YchF — protein sequence MKCGIVGLPNVGKSTLFNAITKAGIAAENYPFCTIEPNVGIVEVPDQRMQPLIDIVKPQKTQPAIVEFVDIAGLVAGASKGEGLGNKFLANIRETDAIAHVVRCFEDGNVIHVAGKVDPLADIEVINTELALADMETVEKTMQREGKKAKSGDKDAIALIKVLDKVLPCLNEAKAVRTLNLDAEELNLLKPLCLITVKPVMYITNVTEDGFENNPHLDKVLALAKTEKAPVVTICAKIEGEIAELDDADKLEFLQELGQEEPGLNRVIRAAYDLLGLQTYFTAGVQEVRAWTVKKGATAPQAAGVIHTDFERGFIRAEVIAYNDYVQYKGEKGAQEAGKMRLEGKEYIVQDGDVMHFRFNV from the coding sequence ATGAAATGCGGTATTGTCGGCCTGCCTAATGTAGGCAAATCCACCCTGTTTAACGCCATCACCAAAGCGGGCATCGCCGCAGAGAACTATCCTTTCTGCACGATTGAGCCGAATGTCGGCATCGTAGAAGTCCCCGACCAGCGCATGCAACCACTGATCGACATCGTCAAACCACAAAAAACTCAACCAGCCATTGTAGAGTTCGTCGACATTGCCGGCCTGGTGGCTGGTGCATCCAAAGGCGAAGGTCTGGGCAACAAGTTCCTCGCCAATATCCGTGAAACCGACGCCATTGCCCACGTGGTGCGCTGCTTTGAAGATGGCAACGTCATTCACGTCGCAGGCAAGGTAGACCCACTCGCCGACATTGAAGTCATCAACACCGAACTGGCACTGGCCGACATGGAAACTGTCGAAAAAACCATGCAACGCGAAGGCAAAAAAGCCAAGAGCGGCGACAAAGACGCCATTGCCCTGATCAAAGTGCTGGATAAAGTGCTGCCCTGCCTCAACGAAGCCAAAGCTGTGCGCACCCTCAATCTGGATGCCGAAGAACTCAACCTGCTCAAACCGTTGTGTCTGATTACCGTCAAACCCGTGATGTACATCACCAACGTGACCGAAGACGGCTTTGAAAACAACCCGCATTTAGACAAAGTGCTTGCCTTGGCCAAAACCGAAAAAGCCCCCGTTGTCACCATCTGCGCCAAAATTGAAGGCGAAATCGCTGAGCTGGACGATGCCGATAAACTCGAATTCTTACAAGAACTTGGACAAGAAGAACCCGGCCTCAACCGCGTCATTCGCGCCGCCTATGACCTGCTGGGCCTGCAAACCTACTTCACCGCCGGCGTACAAGAAGTGCGCGCCTGGACTGTGAAAAAAGGCGCGACCGCCCCACAAGCCGCTGGCGTCATCCACACCGATTTTGAACGTGGCTTTATCCGCGCCGAAGTGATTGCCTACAATGATTACGTGCAATACAAAGGCGAAAAAGGCGCACAAGAAGCCGGTAAAATGCGCCTCGAAGGCAAAGAGTACATTGTGCAAGACGGCGACGTCATGCACTTCAGATTCAACGTCTAA
- a CDS encoding HD domain-containing phosphohydrolase: MSEPASKHSGVLHLSKVFADALRLRDAYTRLHSDRVMALSRGIGLDIGLTSQELDALELGACLHDIGKIVVPDAVLMKPTRLDADDRAIMQVHPEVGANLIAAYAHNEANKVAQVVRHHHEWFDGSGYPDRLAGEAFPLLSRIVTVVDNYDAMAVRRVYQEARPHDEILRIMESESGSKLDPDLFQRFVKVIHDPRYAEFKAS; encoded by the coding sequence ATGAGCGAGCCTGCAAGCAAGCATAGCGGCGTATTGCATTTGAGCAAGGTATTTGCCGATGCGTTGCGACTGCGCGATGCTTATACACGTTTGCATAGTGACCGGGTAATGGCGCTTTCGAGAGGGATAGGGCTGGATATTGGCTTAACCAGCCAAGAGCTGGATGCGTTGGAGCTGGGGGCTTGTTTGCATGATATTGGCAAGATTGTGGTGCCAGATGCGGTGTTGATGAAGCCAACCCGGCTGGATGCTGATGACCGGGCCATCATGCAGGTGCACCCTGAGGTGGGGGCCAATCTGATTGCAGCTTATGCGCATAATGAGGCGAATAAGGTTGCGCAAGTCGTGCGTCATCACCATGAGTGGTTTGATGGTAGCGGTTATCCTGATCGTTTGGCTGGAGAGGCGTTCCCGTTATTGTCACGCATTGTGACGGTGGTGGATAACTATGATGCAATGGCGGTGCGGCGCGTGTATCAGGAGGCGCGGCCACATGATGAAATTTTGCGCATTATGGAGAGTGAGTCTGGCAGCAAGTTGGATCCCGATTTGTTCCAGCGGTTTGTTAAGGTGATTCATGATCCACGCTATGCCGAGTTCAAGGCGTCGTGA